DNA sequence from the Bacillus pumilus genome:
AGAAAGACCAGCGCGTCTCACCACTTGCAGAAAAAGTCGCTGCTCGTGAAGGAATCGATTTAGCAGCAATTTCTGGATCTGGCGCTCACGGTAAGATCATGAAGAGTGACGTACAAGCAGCAACGCAAACAAAAGAGGCTTCGCCTGTGAAAACACAAAAATTAGCTGGCATGAGAAAAGTGATTGCTGATCGCATGTCACAAAGTGCCTTTACAGCACCGCACGTCACATTAACAAGTGAAATTGATATGACGAAAGCGAAAGAAGTGCGTCAGCAGTTACTTCCGGCGATTGAAAAAGAGACAGGCTACCGGCTGTCGTTCACAGAAATCATCATTCATGCGGTCAGCCATGTACTCACGCGCCACCCGCAGATCAATATGACATTTGAACAAAATGAGCTCCATTTCCATGAAGATGTACACATTGGTCTCGCTGTTGCAGTGAAAGACGGCTTGATGGTACCAGTCATTTCTCATGCGAATCAAAAAGGATTAAAACAACTGACAAAAGAAGCGAAAGAAATTGGCCGAAACGCACGTGATCAAAAACTACTTCCTGACCAGCTGAAAGGATCCACTTTTACGATTAGTAACTTAGGCATGTATGCCATTGATACCTTTACCCCGATCATTAATCAGCCAGAAGTGGCGATTTTAGGTGTAGGACGGATTCAAGATAAACCTGTTGCAGTAGATGGAGAAATTCAGGTGCGGCCAATGATGGGTGTCAGTTTATCGTTTGATCACCGAGTAGTAGATGGCGCTCCAGCGGCTGCCTTTTTAACAGACCTTAAAAAAGTGCTTGAACAACCATTTGAATTGCTAATGTAGGAGATGAATCGGATGACGAAAACGTATGATCTGACAGTCATTGGCGGAGGGCCTGGCGGGTATACTGCCGCCCTTCAAGCGGCTGAGCGCGGACGGAAGGTTGCTTTGATTGAGGAGGATTTTCTAGGCGGTACTTGTTTAAATCGAGGCTGTATCCCTTCAAAGACCTTGCTGAAACATGCAGAAGTCATTGAATCAATCGAGAAGGCGAAAAGCTGGGGAATCGAAACAGGTGACATGATTCTTTCCTTCGATAAAATGAGAAAGCGCAAAGATGACGTCATTGAAAAGCTCAGAGGTGGAATCGCCTTTTTATTAAAGCAAGGAAAGATTGATGTATATAACGGCAGAGGTACAGCGGTGACAAAGCATCGGATTGAGATTGAAAAACAAGATGGATCAGAATCGATTGAAACGAAAGAGTTAATCATTGCTACTGGATCTACACCAGCTATTCCGCCAATACCGGGGCTTAAAGATATTTCATTTGATACAAGTGATACAATCTTTGACATCCCAGATATTCCTGCTTCTGTCGTCATTATTGGCGGAGGCGTCATTGGTCTTGAGCTTGCTTGTATCTTCCAAAGTCTTCAATCAAAAGTCACCATTATTGAAGCGGCACCGTCCATTATCCCGCAAGAGGATGAAGAAGCATCTAAGCTGCTAGAAAGAGAACTCAAGAAAAAGGGCATCCATATCGCGAAGAAAACCACTGTGACAGAGGTGACGGAAAGCGAAGGAGTCAAAGCGGTTCATGCAACAGATGATAAAGGGGAGACGCACATCTTTACAGCGGAAAGACTGCTTGTCTGCGTTGGAAGAAGACCGAATGTATCAGCTGTTAACCAGCTTGATCTTCAGCATGATGGTCCGTTTATCAAGGTGAATGATCGGATGCAGACAAGTGCTGAAGGTGTATACGCAGTTGGGGATGTCGCCGGCGGTTATCAGCTGGCTCATGCGGCGATGGCAGAGGCTGCTGTTGCGGTCAGCAATATTTGCGGCGTGCCTGAAAAAATGAATGCTGATATTATGCCTAGATGTATTTATACATTACCAGAGGTGGCAAGTGTTGGTCTTACGGAGAAAGAGGCAAAAGCTAAAGGGCTCAGCGTACAAACTGAACGATTTGATTTAGCGGCAAGCGGTAAAGCGTTAGCGGCAGGTGTTCAAACAGGCTTTATTAAATTGGTGTACGATACAGCATATGGTGAAGTGATCGGTGCAACGATGGTTGGTCCGCATGTCACAGAAATGATTTCAGAAGCTTCTTCCTTTATGTATTTAGAAGGAACAGCAGAAGAGATGGCGAAAATGATTCATCCGCATCCGACCATCTCAGAAGGTTTTTATGAAGCAGCTCTTGATATCGTGAGTAAGCTGAGAAAATAAATGCCAAACAAGGGATAGGGAGGAGATGCATGTGCACGTCCAGCTTCATCAGAAAGCGGCACTTGTGACAGGTAGCACAGATGGATTTGGAGAAGCCATCTGCCTGGCTTTAGCCCAGGCAGGTGCACATGTTTTTTTACACACATTTCATGATGAATCAAAGGCTAGAACCATTTGTGAAGACATTCAAAAAATGGGTGGTCAGGCGAGTATCATCATGAATCCGCTTGAAACGCCTCGTGATGCCACGCGTATGCTGAGACAAGTGATCGATACGTGCGGAAAACTGGATATTTTGGTCAATCAAGCAGCACAAGGAACGGAAGCGGAGCTTGACGCCGCACACCCTAATGAGTGGATGGACGAAGTGGAAACCGCTGTGAATACTGTCTTTCTTTCCAGTCAAGCTGCCGTATGGCACATGGTTGACCAGAAAAAAGGCTGCATTATTAATATATCGTCATCAGGCAGTATCACAGGTGATGGCGGGATTTCACATGCGACATCGAATTCTATGCTGAATGCCATGACAAAAGGGCTGGCGCGAGAATTTAAAGACAAAGGGATTCGGGTGCTCGCTTTATTGCCGCCGCCTCTCCATTTGATTCCTAATGCAGAGCAAATCAAGGAGTCTGTGGCCCATATGACGGTCTTTTTAAGTACATCATATGGCGCATTTACTGATGGTGCAGCGATTATGCTTGACGGGGGTGAGAGTGCTGGCTAATGATCAAAAAACAGTTCTCATCGTTGGCGGTGCCCAAGGGATTGGAAAGGAAATTGCCGAGCGTTTTTTAAAAGAAGGTCACAGAGTGGCTGTGTCCGATATAGATGAACAAGGACTTTCGCTTTTAAAAAAACAGCACTCTGAGCTGCTGACATTTCAAGCTGACGTTTCATCGTGGGAAAGTGTTCAGCAGATGGTCTCAGCAGCTGAAAGGGAGCTAGGCGGCATTGCTCATCTTGTGTATTCAGCAGGGATGACAAAATCACTTCCTTTTTTAGAAGTCGATTTTTCAC
Encoded proteins:
- a CDS encoding SDR family NAD(P)-dependent oxidoreductase, which gives rise to MHVHVQLHQKAALVTGSTDGFGEAICLALAQAGAHVFLHTFHDESKARTICEDIQKMGGQASIIMNPLETPRDATRMLRQVIDTCGKLDILVNQAAQGTEAELDAAHPNEWMDEVETAVNTVFLSSQAAVWHMVDQKKGCIINISSSGSITGDGGISHATSNSMLNAMTKGLAREFKDKGIRVLALLPPPLHLIPNAEQIKESVAHMTVFLSTSYGAFTDGAAIMLDGGESAG
- a CDS encoding dihydrolipoamide acetyltransferase family protein; amino-acid sequence: MPKEIFMPKLSSTMEIGTLLQWLKEEGDSVEIGEPLFEIMTDKINIEVEAYDDGIFLKKYYEADDQIPVNAVIGYIGEANEQVPSEPPAQADEDSSESSESSSPDSSSSSSTEAPKTSGEKVRATPAARKTAKDHHVAIQEVSGTGPKGRVQKRDVEAVVHSSEKDQRVSPLAEKVAAREGIDLAAISGSGAHGKIMKSDVQAATQTKEASPVKTQKLAGMRKVIADRMSQSAFTAPHVTLTSEIDMTKAKEVRQQLLPAIEKETGYRLSFTEIIIHAVSHVLTRHPQINMTFEQNELHFHEDVHIGLAVAVKDGLMVPVISHANQKGLKQLTKEAKEIGRNARDQKLLPDQLKGSTFTISNLGMYAIDTFTPIINQPEVAILGVGRIQDKPVAVDGEIQVRPMMGVSLSFDHRVVDGAPAAAFLTDLKKVLEQPFELLM
- the lpdA gene encoding dihydrolipoyl dehydrogenase — protein: MTKTYDLTVIGGGPGGYTAALQAAERGRKVALIEEDFLGGTCLNRGCIPSKTLLKHAEVIESIEKAKSWGIETGDMILSFDKMRKRKDDVIEKLRGGIAFLLKQGKIDVYNGRGTAVTKHRIEIEKQDGSESIETKELIIATGSTPAIPPIPGLKDISFDTSDTIFDIPDIPASVVIIGGGVIGLELACIFQSLQSKVTIIEAAPSIIPQEDEEASKLLERELKKKGIHIAKKTTVTEVTESEGVKAVHATDDKGETHIFTAERLLVCVGRRPNVSAVNQLDLQHDGPFIKVNDRMQTSAEGVYAVGDVAGGYQLAHAAMAEAAVAVSNICGVPEKMNADIMPRCIYTLPEVASVGLTEKEAKAKGLSVQTERFDLAASGKALAAGVQTGFIKLVYDTAYGEVIGATMVGPHVTEMISEASSFMYLEGTAEEMAKMIHPHPTISEGFYEAALDIVSKLRK